Proteins encoded by one window of Arabidopsis thaliana chromosome 2, partial sequence:
- a CDS encoding selenium binding protein (selenium binding; FUNCTIONS IN: selenium binding; INVOLVED IN: cell redox homeostasis; LOCATED IN: cellular_component unknown; EXPRESSED IN: 23 plant structures; EXPRESSED DURING: 13 growth stages; CONTAINS InterPro DOMAIN/s: Selenoprotein, Rdx type (InterPro:IPR011893); BEST Arabidopsis thaliana protein match is: selenium binding (TAIR:AT4G31360.1); Has 1421 Blast hits to 981 proteins in 155 species: Archae - 2; Bacteria - 33; Metazoa - 566; Fungi - 103; Plants - 97; Viruses - 1; Other Eukaryotes - 619 (source: NCBI BLink).) produces the protein MASKKVDGEGKGKAIANTRMLRSMDRKTRSDTKRDGSSSKLMKIESPEKKKRKTTKAKNVGAAKKKVKKEEVAVKIEKEEEEDDDAAEKEEDDDSDKKKIVIEHCKQCKSFKERANEVKEGLEEAVPGIIVTVNPDKPRRGCFEIREEGGETFISLLAMKRPFTPMKELNMEEVIADIVEKIK, from the exons ATGGCGAGTAAGAAGGTTGACGGAGAAGGAAAAGGGAAAGCTATAGCGAATACGAGGATGCTTCGAAGCATGGATCGAAAGACTCGAAGCGATACTAAGCGAGATGGTTCTTCTTCTAAGCTCATGAAGATCGAATctccggagaagaagaaacggaaGACGACGAAAGCGAAGAATGTTGGAGCtgcgaagaagaaggtaaagaaagaagaggtaGCTGTGAAAATCgagaaagaggaggaggaagatgatgatgctgcagagaaagaagaagatgacgactccgataagaagaagattgtgatCGAGCATTG CAAACAATGCAAATCATTCAAGGAGAGGGCTAATGAGGTGAAGGAAGGTCTAGAGGAAGCTGTTCCTGGCATCATTGTCACTGTGAATCCTGATAAG CCAAGGCGTGGTTGCTTTGAGATTCGAGAGGAAGGCGGCGAGACATTCATCAGTCTTTTG GCTATGAAGCGCCCATTTACACCGATGAAGGAACTTAACATGGAAGAGGTCATTGCGGACATCGTAGAGAAGATTAAGTAA
- the FLA3 gene encoding FASCICLIN-like arabinogalactan protein 3 precursor (FASCICLIN-like arabinogalactan protein 3 precursor (FLA3); FUNCTIONS IN: molecular_function unknown; INVOLVED IN: N-terminal protein myristoylation; LOCATED IN: anchored to membrane; EXPRESSED IN: 9 plant structures; EXPRESSED DURING: L mature pollen stage, M germinated pollen stage, 4 anthesis, C globular stage, petal differentiation and expansion stage; CONTAINS InterPro DOMAIN/s: FAS1 domain (InterPro:IPR000782); BEST Arabidopsis thaliana protein match is: FASCICLIN-like arabinogalactan protein 5 precursor (TAIR:AT4G31370.1); Has 10338 Blast hits to 6301 proteins in 702 species: Archae - 8; Bacteria - 2389; Metazoa - 2056; Fungi - 1063; Plants - 2613; Viruses - 640; Other Eukaryotes - 1569 (source: NCBI BLink).), which translates to MGLKVSSSLLCLTILLAVSSIVSAVNITRVLEKYPEFSTMTELLAKTELTPIINKRQTITVLALNNDAIGSISGRPEEEVKNILMNHVVLDYFDELKLKALKEKSTLLTTLYQSTGLGQQQNGFLNCTKSNGKIYFGSGVKGAPQTAEYITTVFRNPYNLSVVQISMPIVAPGLGSPVKVPPPPPMSSPPAPSPKKGAATPAPAPADEGDYADAPPGLAPETAPASAPSESDSPAPAPDKSGKKKMAAADEAEPPSSASNTGLSFGAVLVLGFVASFVGF; encoded by the coding sequence ATGGGTCTCAAGGtctcctcttctctcctcTGTCTCACCATCTTACTCGCTGTTTCATCCATTGTATCAGCGGTTAACATAACCCGAGTGCTCGAGAAATACCCTGAATTCAGCACCATGACCGAGCTTCTTGCCAAGACCGAGCTCACACCAATTATCAACAAACGTCAGACCATCACCGTGCTGGCCCTTAACAACGATGCTATCGGTTCCATCTCTGGTAGACCCGAGGAAGAGGTCAAGAACATTCTTATGAACCATGTGGTTCTTGACTACTTTGATGAGCTTAAGCTCAAGGCTCTCAAGGAAAAGAGCACATTGCTCACTACCCTTTACCAGTCCACCGGTTTGGGCCAACAGCAAAACGGTTTCCTCAACTGCACCAAATCTAACGGAAAGATTTACTTTGGTTCTGGTGTGAAAGGCGCTCCTCAAACCGCTGAATACATCACAACCGTTTTCCGTAACCCGTACAATCTCTCTGTGGTCCAGATCAGCATGCCCATTGTGGCACCTGGACTCGGGTCTCCGGTTAAGgttcctccaccaccacccaTGTCTTCACCACCGGCCCCATCTCCCAAGAAGGGTGCAGCCACTCCAGCTCCAGCTCCTGCTGATGAAGGGGATTATGCAGATGCTCCTCCTGGTTTAGCTCCAGAAACCGCACCTGCATCTGCACCATCAGAAAGTGATTCTCCAGCTCCAGCTCCAGATAAGTCtggcaagaagaagatggcaGCAGCTGATGAGGCTGAACCACCTTCTTCTGCTTCTAACACCGGTTTGAGCTTCGGTGCTGTCCTTGTTCTCGGGTTTGTGGCTAGCTTTGTTGGGTTCTAA
- a CDS encoding C3HC4-type RING finger protein (BEST Arabidopsis thaliana protein match is: Zinc finger, C3HC4 type (RING finger) family protein (TAIR:AT2G24480.1); Has 32 Blast hits to 32 proteins in 2 species: Archae - 0; Bacteria - 0; Metazoa - 0; Fungi - 0; Plants - 32; Viruses - 0; Other Eukaryotes - 0 (source: NCBI BLink).), translated as METESIKLDVQVTTTSQDPSLGLLSTVIITLDRDLEEYDENVDSIKSLGSYPDSSTPDESLIILKLPTSEPDYIYLTLRSKLKDHLHDHVLSEEIADQIFEAQLGTQSIDQFPFQQPLFMLVSVKLTQKLYTYAPCNASPLATDLTKRAK; from the coding sequence ATGGAAACTGAATCAATCAAACTCGATGTTCAAGTAACGACTACGTCTCAAGATCCGTCGTTAGGGTTGTTAAGCACGGTAATAATCACTCTTGACAGAGATCTGGAGGAATATGACGAGAATGTTGATAGCATCAAGAGCCTCGGATCTTACCCTGATTCTTCTACTCCCGACGAGTCACTAATCATTCTGAAACTCCCAACCTCCGAACCAGACTACATCTATCTAACTCTCCGTAGCAAACTCAAAGATCATCTCCACGATCATGTCTTGTCCGAAGAAATAGCTGATCAGATTTTCGAAGCCCAACTAGGAACTCAAAGTATTGATCAGTTTCCGTTTCAACAACCTTTATTCATGCTAGTCTCCGTCAAATTGACACAGAAGTTATACACCTACGCGCCTTGTAACGCTTCTCCGTTGGCAACAGATTTGACTAAGAGAGCAAAGTAG
- a CDS encoding filament-like protein (DUF869) (Plant protein of unknown function (DUF869); CONTAINS InterPro DOMAIN/s: Protein of unknown function DUF869, plant (InterPro:IPR008587); BEST Arabidopsis thaliana protein match is: Plant protein of unknown function (DUF869) (TAIR:AT4G36120.1); Has 55 Blast hits to 55 proteins in 10 species: Archae - 0; Bacteria - 0; Metazoa - 0; Fungi - 0; Plants - 55; Viruses - 0; Other Eukaryotes - 0 (source: NCBI BLink).) yields MEEQVLGQSHDCETAADKSDQKLQDVTLAKTTHWGKIKAMLEEKIDELSQGLHRVASDNAALTRSLQERSEMIVKISEERSKAEADVEKLKD; encoded by the exons ATGGAAGAGCAAGTCTTGGGACAAAGCCACGACTGTGAAACCG CTGCAGATAAGAGTGACCAGAAGCTGCAAGATGTGACTCTTGCTAAGACCACTCACTGGGGAAAGATCAAAGCTATGCTTGAAGAAAAGATCGATGAATTGAGCCAAGGACTTCACCGAGTAGCTTCTGACAATGCAGCACTCACTAGATCGTTGCAAGAACGATCTGAGATGATAGTAAAGATTAGTGAGGAGAGGTCTAAAGCTGAAGCTGATGTGGAAAAGCTGAAAGACTAA
- a CDS encoding Zinc finger, C3HC4 type (RING finger) family protein (Zinc finger, C3HC4 type (RING finger) family protein; FUNCTIONS IN: zinc ion binding; CONTAINS InterPro DOMAIN/s: Zinc finger, RING-type (InterPro:IPR001841), Zinc finger, C3HC4 RING-type (InterPro:IPR018957); BEST Arabidopsis thaliana protein match is: Zinc finger, C3HC4 type (RING finger) family protein (TAIR:AT3G28620.1); Has 6257 Blast hits to 6243 proteins in 252 species: Archae - 0; Bacteria - 2; Metazoa - 1500; Fungi - 418; Plants - 3605; Viruses - 31; Other Eukaryotes - 701 (source: NCBI BLink).), whose product MDTESFKLDVHVQAWSQGRSLGFLSTVVISLHREVEEFLIKEKDDSVTSLGSYPDSSCHDPLISLKLPCFKPNDVFHRLQSQLHDHVMSEQISSKIVEAQRQRSQSFYSQQQPLFMIVSVKLTQKVYSVVPCISSPSATDVDQEEESETCAICLENMSRSENYCQMPYCKHCYHEGCVTKWVIGHNNSCPLCRKPVDK is encoded by the coding sequence ATGGATACTGAATCATTCAAACTCGATGTTCATGTTCAGGCTTGGTCTCAAGGTCGGTCATTAGGGTTCTTAAGCACCGTAGTAATCAGTCTACATAGAGAAGTCGAGGAATTTCTCattaaagagaaagatgatagTGTCACGAGTCTCGGTTCTTACCCTGATTCTTCTTGCCACGACCCACTAATCTCTCTGAAACTACCATGTTTTAAACCAAACGACGTCTTTCACCGTCTCCAAAGCCAACTCCACGATCATGTCATGTCCGAACAGATATCTTCTAAGATTGTCGAAGCCCAACGACAAAGAAGTCAAAGTTTTTACTCACAACAACAACCTTTATTCATGATTGTCTCTGTCAAATTGACTCAAAAGGTATACAGTGTTGTCCCTTGTATTTCTTCTCCGTCAGCAACAGATGTggaccaagaagaagaatcggaGACTTGTGCAATCTGTTTGGAGAATATGTCGAGATCTGAGAATTATTGCCAGATGCCTTATTGTAAGCATTGTTATCATGAAGGATGTGTCACCAAGTGGGTGATTGGTCATAATAACTCTTGCCCTCTCTGTCGCAAACCTGTTGACAAATAG
- the RPA2 gene encoding replicon protein A2 (replicon protein A2 (RPA2); CONTAINS InterPro DOMAIN/s: Winged helix-turn-helix transcription repressor DNA-binding (InterPro:IPR011991), Nucleic acid-binding, OB-fold-like (InterPro:IPR016027), Nucleic acid-binding, OB-fold (InterPro:IPR012340), Replication protein A, subunit RPA32 (InterPro:IPR014646), Replication protein A, C-terminal (InterPro:IPR014892), Nucleic acid binding, OB-fold, tRNA/helicase-type (InterPro:IPR004365); BEST Arabidopsis thaliana protein match is: Replication protein A, subunit RPA32 (TAIR:AT3G02920.1); Has 30201 Blast hits to 17322 proteins in 780 species: Archae - 12; Bacteria - 1396; Metazoa - 17338; Fungi - 3422; Plants - 5037; Viruses - 0; Other Eukaryotes - 2996 (source: NCBI BLink).), which translates to MFSSSQFEPNSGFSGGGFMSSQPSQAYESSSSTAKNRDFQGLVPVTVKQITECFQSSGEKSGLVINGISLTNVSLVGLVCDKDESKVTEVRFTLDDGTGRIDCKRWVSETFDAREMESVRDGTYVRLSGHLKTFQGKTQLLVFSVRPIMDFNEVTFHYIECIHFYSQNSESQRQQVGDVTQSVNTTFQGGSNTNQATLLNPVVSSQNNDGNGRKNLDDMILDYLKQPACTARQQGIHIDEIAQQLKIPKNKLEGVVQSLEGDGLIYSTIDEYHFKHVEL; encoded by the exons ATGTTCTCCAGCAGCCAATTCGAGCCTAATTCCGGCTTCTCCGGCGGCGGATTCATGTCTTCTCAACCTTCTCAAGCCTACgaatcctcctcctccaccgctAAG AATCGTGATTTTCAAGGTCTTGTTCCAGTGACGGTGAAGCAAATCACCGAATGTTTCCAATCCAGTGGTGAAAAATCTGGTCTCGTCATCAATGGAATCTCACTAACAAAC GTTTCACTTGTTGGATTAGTGTGTGACAAAGATGAATCTAAAGTCACAGAAGTTAGATTCACTCTTGATGATGGAACAGGACGAATTGACTGTAAAAGATG GGTGAGTGAAACTTTCGACGCTAGAGAAATGGAGTCTGTGCG AGATGGAACTTATGTGCGCCTCAGTGGTCATTTGAAGACTTTTCAGGGCAAAACTCagcttcttgttttctctgtgag GCCTATTATGGACTTCAATGAGGTTACTTTTCACTACATTGAGTGTATACACTTCTACTCCCAGAACTCTGAATCACAG AGACAACAAGTCGGTGATGTCACTCAGTCAGTTAACACCACATTTCAAGGTGGATCAAACACAAACCAGGCAACACTATTGAACCCT GTGGTTTCTTCTCAAAACAATGATGGCAATGGGCGCAAGAACTTGGATGATATGATTCTAGACTATCTAAAGCAACCTGCTTGCAC TGCAAGACAACAGGGGATACATATCGATGAAATTGCTCAGCAGTTGAAGATCCCAAAAAACAAGCTAGA GGGCGTTGTTCAATCACTGGAAGGAGATGGTCTAATATACTCGACAATCGATGAGTATCACTTCAAGCACGTGGAGCTTTGA